The following are from one region of the Eubacterium sp. MSJ-33 genome:
- the iorA gene encoding indolepyruvate ferredoxin oxidoreductase subunit alpha produces the protein MQEYVMGNGAIALGALAAGVNLVSGYPGTPSSEIVETISKYPHDGVHLEWSVNEKAAMEVAASAAYGGARTMVTMKQVGLNVAADPLMSLAYVGVKGGMVVVSADDPGPISSQTEQDTRRFADFARIPVFDPSSPEEAYEMIQDAFAYSEKYKTPVLFRPTTRVCHAYASIENPVNNGPKAYDGFVKDSKKWVIFPRLSYMNHAMIEQRNVEIGKDLSTYKWNRVEGGNSKKAVITSGISYAYAKEYLKDHTDIKLIKLATAYPLPEEFLLQALEGVEELLCVEELSPYIEEQILKLVGKHALAIKVSGKLDGKVPASGENSSNLVADILSGFLGTEKLARGYDGSDAPALPMRPPVLCAGCPHRASFYAVKQAMKEKKAYFCGDIGCYTLGNAMPLDMVDTCLCMGAGITMAQGFHWIDGEGTCFGFVGDSTFFASGMTGVVNAVYNNADMILCVLDNSTTAMTGHQPHPGIGRNMMGQFVDKVDIAKVLEGIGVHKIITVDPLDLAASVAAVQECDKLPGVKAIIFKSPCIAISKPDGKCRISEQCINCKKCIREIGCPALITVDGNVTIDENLCTGCGLCSQICPVHAIDGGKQESSAKGGATS, from the coding sequence ATGCAGGAATATGTAATGGGAAATGGAGCGATCGCGCTCGGCGCATTGGCAGCAGGTGTCAATCTTGTGTCCGGATATCCGGGAACTCCATCTTCCGAAATTGTGGAAACAATATCCAAATACCCACACGATGGGGTGCATTTGGAATGGTCAGTCAATGAGAAAGCAGCGATGGAGGTTGCTGCGAGTGCGGCATATGGCGGCGCGCGGACGATGGTGACGATGAAGCAGGTGGGTTTGAATGTGGCAGCCGATCCGCTGATGTCGCTCGCGTACGTGGGAGTCAAAGGAGGCATGGTTGTTGTATCGGCGGACGATCCGGGACCGATTTCTTCCCAGACCGAGCAGGATACGAGACGGTTTGCAGACTTCGCGCGGATTCCGGTGTTTGATCCATCTTCACCGGAAGAGGCATATGAGATGATACAGGATGCATTTGCGTATTCGGAGAAATATAAGACACCGGTTCTGTTCCGTCCGACGACACGTGTCTGCCATGCGTATGCGTCGATTGAGAATCCGGTCAACAATGGACCAAAAGCATATGATGGCTTCGTGAAGGATTCAAAGAAATGGGTCATCTTCCCGCGGTTATCATACATGAATCATGCGATGATCGAGCAGCGGAATGTTGAAATCGGAAAAGATCTTTCTACATATAAATGGAATCGTGTGGAAGGCGGAAATTCCAAGAAGGCAGTGATTACATCAGGAATCAGTTATGCCTATGCGAAGGAATATCTGAAAGACCACACCGATATCAAGCTCATCAAGCTTGCAACTGCATACCCGTTGCCGGAGGAGTTTCTGTTACAGGCACTTGAGGGCGTGGAGGAACTGCTCTGTGTGGAGGAGCTTAGCCCATATATTGAAGAACAGATTCTGAAGCTTGTCGGGAAGCATGCGCTTGCCATCAAGGTGTCAGGAAAATTAGACGGAAAGGTGCCGGCAAGTGGCGAGAACAGTTCGAATCTGGTTGCAGATATTTTGAGCGGGTTCCTTGGGACAGAGAAGCTCGCGCGTGGGTATGATGGCAGCGATGCACCAGCCCTTCCGATGCGTCCGCCGGTACTTTGCGCAGGTTGTCCGCATCGTGCATCGTTCTATGCAGTGAAGCAGGCGATGAAGGAAAAGAAAGCGTATTTCTGTGGTGATATCGGATGTTATACACTCGGAAATGCGATGCCGCTTGATATGGTTGACACATGTCTCTGCATGGGTGCCGGAATCACGATGGCGCAGGGCTTCCACTGGATTGACGGGGAAGGCACATGCTTTGGATTCGTGGGCGATTCGACATTTTTCGCATCGGGTATGACGGGTGTCGTAAATGCGGTGTACAATAACGCAGATATGATTCTCTGCGTGCTGGATAATTCGACAACGGCGATGACCGGTCATCAGCCGCATCCGGGAATCGGACGGAATATGATGGGACAGTTTGTGGATAAGGTAGACATCGCGAAGGTGTTAGAGGGCATCGGCGTGCATAAGATTATAACCGTCGATCCGTTGGACCTTGCTGCATCGGTGGCTGCCGTGCAGGAATGCGATAAGCTTCCGGGCGTGAAAGCAATCATCTTCAAATCGCCGTGTATTGCGATTTCCAAGCCAGACGGCAAATGCCGGATCTCGGAGCAGTGTATCAACTGTAAGAAATGTATTCGTGAAATCGGCTGTCCGGCACTTATTACCGTAGATGGAAATGTGACGATCGATGAAAACTTATGTACCGGCTGTGGCTTGTGCAGCCAGATCTGCCCGGTTCATGCCATTGATGGCGGGAAACAGGAATCATCAGCAAAAGGAGGTGCCACATCATGA
- a CDS encoding helix-turn-helix domain-containing protein encodes MIQTLEEALKKINELEQKNKQLEAELEKYKNRAYAGRKKHDSAWMQSYNAFVVQYEKGKTIMEIVEQGDISRRTAYRYKAYYEKLKEKGMAVDKQD; translated from the coding sequence ATGATTCAAACATTAGAAGAGGCATTAAAAAAAATCAATGAGTTAGAGCAAAAAAATAAACAATTAGAAGCAGAATTAGAAAAATATAAAAATCGTGCATACGCGGGTCGGAAGAAACACGATAGCGCATGGATGCAGTCTTATAATGCGTTTGTAGTACAGTATGAAAAGGGAAAGACAATTATGGAGATTGTAGAGCAAGGTGATATCAGCAGAAGAACTGCATACCGATATAAAGCATATTACGAGAAATTAAAAGAGAAAGGAATGGCGGTTGACAAACAAGATTAA
- a CDS encoding MerR family transcriptional regulator, which translates to MRKQSEHLFKIGEIAKILGVTRKTILVYEEIGLLTPAVKDEASGYRYYTADNMTQIRAIRSLQTLGLSLTEIREYYYDTENLDRYLDRLMDLRATLDRNIHLLQLRAAKPGDLSVHRVRLPRQVCFCRRYQCTDAKDAAIKLRDTYIAAARTGKMSMGSRMFTVRAGSSCKELDLLCCIPVSEDFAGEERMEFAEMSALCIYYRGAYEGINTAIDALQAYVQENKIQATGGFRCIYLEGPPNRGDHTEDYITQVALPFSENSGGCL; encoded by the coding sequence ATGAGAAAACAAAGTGAGCATCTATTTAAAATCGGCGAGATTGCCAAGATCTTGGGAGTGACACGGAAGACAATCCTTGTCTATGAAGAGATAGGACTGCTGACACCTGCAGTCAAGGATGAAGCAAGCGGCTACCGCTATTATACTGCGGATAATATGACGCAGATTCGTGCCATCCGCTCGTTGCAGACACTGGGACTTTCGCTGACGGAAATCAGAGAATATTACTATGATACAGAAAACCTTGACCGCTATCTTGACCGCCTCATGGATCTGCGAGCAACCTTGGACCGCAACATCCATCTGCTTCAACTGCGCGCGGCAAAACCGGGAGACTTAAGCGTGCACCGTGTCCGTCTGCCTAGGCAGGTGTGTTTCTGCCGCAGATACCAGTGTACCGATGCCAAGGACGCCGCCATCAAACTGCGGGATACCTATATAGCCGCAGCAAGAACAGGAAAAATGTCCATGGGAAGCCGCATGTTTACTGTACGTGCAGGTTCCTCCTGCAAGGAACTCGATCTGCTATGCTGCATCCCTGTCTCGGAAGATTTTGCGGGAGAAGAGCGGATGGAGTTTGCGGAAATGTCTGCCTTGTGCATCTACTATCGTGGCGCTTACGAAGGAATCAATACCGCGATTGACGCCCTGCAGGCATATGTACAGGAAAATAAAATTCAGGCAACCGGCGGATTCCGCTGTATCTATCTCGAAGGGCCTCCAAACCGCGGAGACCATACAGAAGACTACATCACGCAGGTTGCCCTGCCCTTCTCAGAGAATAGTGGGGGATGTTTGTAA
- a CDS encoding helix-turn-helix domain-containing protein, translating to MSQIELSRRTGIATSTISDWRKKKINPQADKLVAICKALDMPLVDLLCDEDDKKNKVLTSECVTDDGLMIETIMNASDDIKRRVIAYYYLICDKDNSDKQG from the coding sequence ATGAGTCAGATTGAATTATCGCGTAGAACCGGCATTGCTACCAGTACGATAAGTGATTGGCGAAAGAAAAAGATTAATCCGCAGGCAGATAAGTTAGTTGCCATATGCAAGGCACTAGATATGCCGCTTGTGGATTTACTTTGTGATGAAGATGATAAAAAGAATAAAGTATTGACTTCGGAATGCGTGACAGATGATGGATTAATGATTGAAACTATAATGAATGCTTCTGATGATATTAAAAGAAGAGTAATCGCTTATTATTACCTAATTTGCGACAAAGATAATAGTGATAAGCAAGGATGA
- a CDS encoding hybrid sensor histidine kinase/response regulator has product MDKRDDYKQTIMNMEMVLAKLLTLDHSMSEQQLDMQIPQLLEQIGEYTQSDRVYIFDCVSLDHRSYRNTFEWCKEGVYSLQERMQKLSAQTIPCWQKQFEQGDSVLIANIDDVQNEMPFEYELLQMRGVHTAIVVPVMSQNRLNGFMGLDNPGTEFGPLASKLLQDAGTHISYIREHHRTMQKERGQMKLLAQAFEEAQKAHVAKSEFLSRMSHDIRMPLNDIIGMMDISERSYEDIELMRVTRVKTTTETNYLMKLLGDALEMCKLQDGSAVLVQEEFYMADVIAEMIAFAQSRGEGKKITVVSDVAENIRYSRVYGSPMHVRQMLEKILTNAIQYNHYEGMVKFKARIAMENVARVVYEFTIEDNGVGMEAEFIDHIFEPFVQEAMDVRSSYQGTGLGMTITKSILDLMDGRVRVESRKNVGSTFTVTIPFEKVIRDGFEGNMPKGTVQPNITNMRILLAEDNDINRDVVKFILEDAGAKVHAVSDGYQAVEAYLNAPENTYDVILMDVMMPNIDGLEATRIIRGQKRADARTIGIVALSVNVFAEDVHRTRAAGMNEQLTKPLNTEKMLRTIARYRRC; this is encoded by the coding sequence ATGGACAAAAGAGATGATTATAAGCAGACAATAATGAATATGGAGATGGTGCTTGCAAAGCTTCTGACACTGGATCATTCGATGTCAGAGCAGCAGTTGGATATGCAGATTCCGCAGTTACTTGAGCAGATTGGAGAATATACGCAGTCCGATCGTGTGTATATTTTCGACTGTGTATCTCTGGATCACCGGAGCTATCGGAACACGTTTGAGTGGTGCAAAGAGGGCGTGTATTCCCTGCAGGAACGGATGCAGAAGCTCTCTGCGCAGACGATACCGTGCTGGCAAAAACAATTTGAACAGGGAGACAGTGTACTGATTGCCAACATAGATGATGTGCAAAATGAAATGCCATTTGAGTATGAATTGCTGCAGATGAGAGGTGTTCATACAGCAATTGTAGTGCCGGTCATGTCACAGAATCGTCTGAATGGTTTTATGGGTCTTGATAATCCGGGAACAGAGTTCGGACCGCTGGCATCAAAGTTGTTACAGGATGCAGGAACACATATCAGTTATATTCGTGAACATCATAGAACTATGCAGAAAGAGCGCGGGCAGATGAAGCTTTTGGCACAGGCATTTGAGGAGGCACAGAAAGCGCATGTTGCGAAATCGGAGTTTTTATCCCGTATGTCGCATGATATCCGTATGCCTTTAAATGATATCATAGGGATGATGGATATAAGTGAGCGCAGCTATGAAGATATAGAACTCATGAGAGTAACTCGTGTGAAGACAACGACGGAAACGAATTATTTGATGAAACTGCTTGGCGATGCGCTGGAGATGTGTAAGCTGCAGGACGGCTCAGCTGTGCTGGTGCAGGAAGAATTTTATATGGCAGATGTCATTGCAGAGATGATAGCATTTGCACAATCGCGTGGAGAAGGAAAGAAGATAACGGTCGTTTCGGATGTCGCAGAAAATATCAGATATTCCCGCGTGTATGGAAGTCCGATGCATGTGCGCCAAATGTTGGAAAAAATACTTACAAATGCGATTCAGTATAATCATTATGAGGGCATGGTAAAGTTCAAAGCCCGCATAGCGATGGAAAATGTGGCCCGTGTTGTGTATGAATTTACAATTGAAGACAATGGAGTTGGGATGGAGGCAGAGTTTATTGACCATATCTTTGAACCGTTTGTCCAGGAAGCGATGGATGTGCGCAGCAGTTATCAGGGAACCGGACTTGGCATGACGATTACGAAGAGTATTCTTGACCTTATGGATGGGCGTGTCCGTGTGGAAAGCAGGAAAAATGTCGGAAGCACATTTACTGTCACGATTCCTTTCGAGAAGGTTATACGCGATGGGTTCGAAGGAAATATGCCGAAGGGGACGGTGCAGCCGAATATAACAAATATGCGGATTCTACTTGCGGAAGATAATGACATAAACCGGGATGTTGTGAAGTTCATTCTGGAAGATGCAGGTGCGAAGGTGCACGCAGTGTCAGATGGATATCAGGCAGTGGAGGCATATCTTAATGCACCGGAGAATACCTATGATGTGATATTGATGGATGTCATGATGCCGAATATCGATGGATTGGAAGCTACGCGGATTATCCGTGGGCAGAAACGTGCAGATGCGCGCACGATAGGGATTGTGGCACTTAGTGTGAATGTATTTGCAGAAGACGTGCATCGAACCAGAGCTGCGGGAATGAATGAGCAGCTTACGAAGCCATTAAATACGGAGAAGATGCTGCGGACGATTGCGCGGTATCGCAGGTGTTGA
- a CDS encoding carboxymuconolactone decarboxylase family protein, producing MNLYETDAEFMERFERFAFTEIVNENGMKLDDETRYMSILASLIGCQGVDAYKVIVAKALDSGLSPMVIKEIVYQSVDYLGMGRVWPFLVATNVVMEAKGIELPLLDSTRAKQGRLGMTKQERLEKSVSDAAETDGAGGKAVDEEKLAEQAGIFEEHMKEVWKDSHINKWLKENYFGDDYPGSRLPFAKRELVTFCFLFSQGGCDMQVVAHAKGNMKIGNDKELLMRVISQSLPYIGYPRCLNAVNCVNEAERQMKQE from the coding sequence ATGAATTTATATGAGACAGATGCGGAATTTATGGAGCGTTTTGAGCGGTTTGCATTTACGGAGATTGTAAACGAGAACGGAATGAAGCTGGATGACGAGACCCGGTATATGTCAATTCTCGCATCCCTGATCGGATGTCAGGGCGTGGATGCGTATAAGGTAATTGTGGCGAAGGCACTGGATAGTGGTTTGTCACCGATGGTAATTAAGGAGATTGTGTATCAGTCTGTGGATTATCTTGGTATGGGAAGAGTCTGGCCGTTTCTGGTTGCGACGAATGTTGTTATGGAGGCAAAGGGAATCGAGCTTCCGCTTCTCGATTCGACAAGAGCCAAGCAGGGGCGTCTGGGCATGACGAAGCAGGAACGGTTGGAGAAGTCTGTGTCTGATGCAGCAGAGACTGACGGTGCAGGCGGGAAAGCTGTTGATGAGGAAAAGCTTGCGGAACAAGCGGGCATCTTCGAGGAGCATATGAAGGAAGTCTGGAAGGACAGCCACATCAACAAATGGCTGAAGGAAAATTATTTCGGGGACGATTATCCGGGAAGCCGTCTGCCGTTTGCAAAACGGGAACTGGTAACGTTCTGCTTTTTATTCTCACAGGGTGGCTGTGACATGCAGGTGGTCGCACATGCAAAGGGCAACATGAAAATCGGAAATGACAAGGAATTGCTGATGCGTGTGATCTCGCAGAGCCTGCCATACATTGGTTATCCGAGATGTTTAAATGCAGTGAATTGTGTCAATGAAGCCGAACGACAGATGAAGCAGGAGTAA
- a CDS encoding indolepyruvate oxidoreductase subunit beta: MKKDILICGVGGQGTVLASKIIAASAMDEGSAVHSAETIGMAQRGGSVTSHVRIGEAYAPLIPQGAADMILAFEPAEAVRNLGYLKKDGIVIVNRVPVKPVTESLQDTGYDGTEMIAYLEKKCSCIVIDAEKICAPFGSSRYFNIAILGVAVGSGRLGISKETVLAELERRVPSKYVETNKAAFYAGVEVGSGKTL; this comes from the coding sequence ATGAAGAAAGATATATTGATCTGTGGTGTCGGCGGGCAGGGAACCGTGCTGGCATCCAAAATTATTGCGGCATCTGCGATGGATGAAGGTTCGGCAGTCCATTCGGCAGAAACGATCGGTATGGCACAGCGGGGTGGTTCGGTAACGAGTCATGTGCGTATCGGGGAGGCATATGCACCGCTGATCCCACAGGGGGCGGCAGATATGATTCTCGCATTTGAGCCGGCGGAGGCTGTGCGGAACTTAGGGTATCTGAAAAAGGATGGAATCGTGATCGTGAATCGTGTACCGGTAAAACCGGTGACAGAATCTTTGCAGGATACTGGGTACGACGGTACAGAGATGATTGCGTATCTGGAGAAGAAATGCAGCTGTATCGTAATCGATGCAGAGAAAATCTGTGCACCGTTTGGCTCGTCAAGATATTTCAACATTGCTATCTTGGGCGTGGCAGTTGGAAGCGGACGGCTTGGAATCAGCAAGGAAACCGTGCTCGCAGAGCTTGAAAGACGCGTGCCGTCAAAATACGTAGAGACAAACAAAGCGGCATTTTACGCAGGAGTTGAAGTGGGAAGTGGAAAAACGTTGTGA
- a CDS encoding type III toxin-antitoxin system ToxN/AbiQ family toxin, with product MDNEWNLYKVNMKYIRNLKNVEQKATGRTNTILSVSTQTHKQGRPFLGILVLVNERKYCIPLSSVEEKEKYKSMSENITCRKIRDDDGNVIGILNINNMIPVRDEYLTPFELEELPTDTQIQLSYKRKCRQELKWCRLHGNEILRLAQELHRIICSEEQFAKRHICPDFLLLEKECDRQRVVSKRDEKKRNRKR from the coding sequence ATGGATAATGAATGGAATTTATATAAAGTGAATATGAAATATATTCGGAATCTAAAAAATGTGGAGCAAAAGGCTACAGGTAGAACAAATACGATTTTATCAGTATCGACTCAGACGCACAAACAAGGCAGACCATTTTTAGGAATTTTGGTATTGGTGAATGAAAGGAAATATTGCATTCCGTTAAGCTCTGTTGAGGAAAAAGAAAAATATAAAAGCATGTCGGAGAATATAACTTGTAGAAAAATCAGAGATGATGATGGGAATGTGATAGGAATTCTGAATATAAATAATATGATACCTGTGAGGGATGAATATCTTACACCATTTGAACTGGAGGAACTGCCAACAGATACTCAAATTCAGCTTTCATATAAACGTAAATGTAGACAGGAATTAAAGTGGTGTCGTCTGCACGGGAATGAAATTCTTCGTTTGGCACAAGAACTGCATAGAATTATTTGCAGTGAAGAGCAATTTGCAAAGAGACATATTTGTCCGGATTTTCTATTATTGGAAAAAGAATGTGACAGGCAACGAGTTGTATCGAAGCGTGATGAAAAAAAGAGGAATAGAAAAAGATAG
- the rhuM gene encoding RhuM family protein: protein MSELFQTSRTNVVEHIKHIYEEGELDEISTCRNFRQVRKEGNREVTRQIPHYNLDMIISLGYRIKSVIATRFRQWATQRLKEYMQT from the coding sequence ATGTCAGAATTATTCCAAACTTCTCGAACAAATGTAGTAGAACATATTAAGCATATTTATGAGGAGGGTGAATTAGACGAAATTTCAACCTGTCGGAATTTCCGACAGGTTCGAAAAGAAGGAAATCGTGAGGTGACAAGGCAGATTCCTCATTATAATCTTGATATGATTATCTCTCTTGGATACCGAATTAAATCAGTGATTGCAACAAGATTCAGGCAGTGGGCGACACAGAGATTAAAAGAATACATGCAAACATAG
- the rlmD gene encoding 23S rRNA (uracil(1939)-C(5))-methyltransferase RlmD, giving the protein MTKQGRRYKQSGEQSKKNIHVSENQCAGKKSVCPISKKCGGCQYIDKSYAEQLKIKTDQVKNLLAPYGSVDEIIGMKEPYHYRNKVNAAFQHKRNGEILAGVYEEGTHRVLSVDDCKIENRLAQEIVETIRGLLRSFKITVYNEDSGYGLLRHVMIRTGHATGEVMVVLVTASPIFPSKKNFAKALVKAHPQITTIVQNINDKDTSMVLGERNQVLYGRGFIEDKLCGKTFKISPTSFYQVNPVQTELLYNKAMEYANLTGEEVVVDAYCGTGTIGIVASDHAKQVIGVELNKAAAKDAITNVKRNDCKNVRIYDGDAGKFMVGMAETGTNVDVVFLDPPRSGSTPEFFDSVCKLAPKRIVYISCGPESLARDLKYLKSKRFYQVEKIALVDLFPWTEHCEAVCLLSRKAAN; this is encoded by the coding sequence ATGACAAAGCAGGGAAGAAGATACAAGCAAAGCGGAGAACAATCCAAGAAGAATATACATGTAAGTGAAAATCAGTGTGCAGGGAAGAAATCCGTCTGTCCCATCTCGAAGAAATGCGGCGGATGCCAGTATATTGACAAGTCTTATGCGGAGCAATTAAAGATCAAGACCGATCAGGTGAAGAATCTGCTTGCTCCGTATGGTTCCGTGGATGAAATTATCGGCATGAAAGAACCGTATCATTACAGGAACAAGGTCAATGCGGCATTCCAGCATAAGCGGAATGGCGAGATTCTGGCGGGTGTATATGAAGAAGGAACGCACCGGGTATTGTCAGTGGACGATTGCAAGATCGAGAATCGTCTGGCACAGGAGATTGTAGAGACGATCCGCGGGTTACTGCGTTCATTTAAGATTACCGTCTACAATGAAGATAGTGGGTATGGATTGCTGCGCCATGTGATGATCCGGACCGGACATGCGACCGGAGAAGTTATGGTTGTGCTTGTGACGGCGTCGCCGATCTTCCCATCGAAGAAGAATTTTGCGAAGGCACTTGTCAAGGCGCATCCGCAGATCACGACGATCGTGCAGAATATCAATGACAAGGATACGAGCATGGTGCTTGGCGAGCGAAATCAGGTGTTGTACGGCAGAGGATTTATCGAGGATAAGCTGTGTGGGAAGACCTTCAAGATCTCGCCGACAAGTTTCTATCAGGTGAATCCGGTGCAGACTGAGCTCCTGTATAACAAGGCGATGGAATATGCAAACCTTACCGGCGAAGAGGTTGTTGTGGACGCGTACTGTGGAACCGGTACGATCGGAATCGTGGCAAGTGACCATGCGAAGCAGGTGATCGGTGTTGAACTGAACAAGGCAGCCGCGAAGGATGCCATCACGAACGTGAAGCGTAACGATTGTAAGAATGTCCGGATCTATGATGGCGATGCCGGGAAATTCATGGTCGGTATGGCAGAAACCGGAACCAATGTGGATGTTGTATTCTTAGATCCACCGCGCAGTGGCAGCACACCGGAGTTCTTTGATTCCGTCTGTAAGCTGGCACCGAAGCGGATCGTGTATATCTCCTGCGGACCGGAGAGTCTGGCACGGGATCTGAAATACCTGAAGAGTAAGCGGTTTTACCAGGTGGAGAAGATTGCGCTTGTGGATTTATTTCCGTGGACGGAACATTGTGAGGCGGTGTGCCTGCTAAGCCGAAAAGCCGCTAACTAA
- a CDS encoding cysteine hydrolase family protein — translation MRNILIVVDMQKDFVTGALASAEAQAILPKVKEKIEAYDRAGKEIIFTRDTHGEDYMQTNEGKHLPVPHCIKGTDGWQICAELTDGITSEYKTVDKPTFGFLGWKDVIASETADGSDLDIEMIGVCTDICVVSNALILKALYPEAAVRVDAGCCAGVTPEAHAAALVTMRACQVDVTDK, via the coding sequence ATGCGAAACATTTTAATTGTAGTAGATATGCAGAAAGACTTTGTAACAGGTGCACTTGCGTCAGCGGAAGCACAGGCGATTCTGCCGAAAGTAAAGGAAAAAATCGAGGCGTATGATCGTGCTGGTAAGGAGATTATTTTCACGCGGGATACACATGGAGAAGATTATATGCAGACGAACGAGGGAAAACATCTGCCGGTTCCGCATTGTATCAAGGGGACGGATGGATGGCAGATCTGTGCAGAGCTTACCGATGGAATCACTTCGGAATATAAGACCGTTGACAAGCCGACATTTGGATTCTTAGGCTGGAAGGATGTCATTGCGAGTGAGACTGCGGATGGTTCGGATCTGGATATTGAAATGATTGGAGTCTGTACGGACATCTGTGTCGTGTCGAATGCCCTTATACTGAAAGCCTTGTATCCGGAAGCAGCGGTGCGCGTGGATGCAGGCTGTTGTGCAGGTGTGACACCGGAAGCACATGCGGCAGCACTTGTGACAATGCGCGCCTGCCAGGTGGATGTAACCGATAAATAA
- a CDS encoding phenylacetate--CoA ligase family protein yields the protein MKLTELQLSQVDAQIKRLIRTDSYYGRIYKEAGIAGVSSQEEFEQLPFSSKADLRNAYPLGIQAVPDEEVVRIHSSSGTTGKPVIIPYTAKDVDDWAIMFARCYETAGITNKDHIQITAGYGLWTAGIGFQAGCEKLGAMAIPMGPGNTDKQIQMMMDLKSTVLTATSSYALLLAEEINKRGIRDQLYLKKGIFGSERWSEKMREYIKRELGVSLYDIYGLTEIYGPGIGISCDEDAGMHYWDDYVYIEIVDPKTLQPVPDGEEGEIVITTLVKEGAPLLRFRTHDISRIIPGECACGNKYPRLDIIKGRSDDMFKVHGVNMFPSQVEEILGMVDGVSSEYNINIAHDEAHNRDIIMVTVEAEGRVDFAQTGQTIKNLFKSKMSVTPKINVVPVGTLPRTEKKAKRVIDHREV from the coding sequence ATGAAATTAACAGAGTTACAGTTGTCACAGGTAGACGCACAGATTAAGCGTCTGATCCGGACAGACAGTTATTATGGAAGAATTTATAAAGAAGCAGGAATCGCAGGAGTTTCAAGTCAGGAGGAGTTTGAGCAGCTTCCGTTCTCCAGCAAGGCGGATCTTCGAAATGCTTATCCGCTTGGAATCCAGGCGGTACCGGATGAGGAGGTGGTACGAATCCATTCTTCGTCAGGTACGACAGGTAAGCCGGTCATCATTCCTTATACAGCAAAGGATGTGGATGACTGGGCGATTATGTTTGCACGCTGCTATGAAACAGCAGGCATCACAAACAAAGATCATATTCAGATTACGGCCGGCTATGGTCTGTGGACGGCGGGAATCGGATTCCAGGCAGGCTGTGAGAAGCTTGGCGCAATGGCAATTCCGATGGGACCGGGTAATACAGATAAGCAGATTCAGATGATGATGGATCTGAAATCGACCGTTCTTACTGCGACATCTTCGTATGCATTGCTTCTGGCGGAGGAAATCAATAAAAGAGGAATCCGCGATCAGCTGTATCTGAAGAAAGGCATTTTTGGTTCCGAGCGCTGGAGTGAGAAGATGCGTGAATACATTAAAAGGGAGCTTGGAGTTTCTCTTTATGATATCTATGGTCTGACGGAGATTTACGGACCGGGCATCGGAATCAGCTGTGATGAAGATGCGGGTATGCATTACTGGGATGATTATGTATATATTGAGATTGTTGACCCGAAGACTCTTCAGCCGGTACCGGACGGAGAAGAAGGAGAGATTGTTATAACAACACTTGTCAAGGAAGGCGCACCGCTTCTGCGATTCCGGACACATGATATCTCCAGAATTATTCCGGGTGAATGTGCATGTGGTAACAAATATCCACGTCTTGATATAATTAAGGGACGTAGTGATGATATGTTCAAGGTACATGGTGTCAATATGTTCCCAAGTCAGGTAGAAGAAATCCTCGGCATGGTGGATGGTGTATCGAGCGAGTACAACATTAACATCGCGCACGATGAGGCACACAACCGAGACATCATCATGGTGACGGTCGAGGCGGAAGGCCGTGTGGACTTCGCGCAGACAGGTCAGACGATCAAGAATCTGTTCAAGTCGAAGATGAGTGTTACACCGAAGATCAATGTTGTGCCGGTTGGAACATTGCCGCGAACAGAGAAGAAGGCGAAGCGTGTGATCGATCACCGTGAGGTGTAG